The following nucleotide sequence is from bacterium.
AGATTGAAAATGGAACCGGTTTTGGAGAGACCGATGACCTGAAGCTTGTCTGTAGGAAAATTCAGCACCCCATCGGCAGCATTCATCGCCTCCGATGGGGTGCTAACCCGGACACTAACGACAAAATTTTTCCCCACAGAATAAGTTCCTGAAGCTGGGGCAAGGTAAAGCGTGGCCGCTTCCGCCCGGGAAACAGAAAATAGAAAGTAGAAAGTAGAAAGTAGAATTACTGAAAAGACGGCGAAAAACCAAAAGCCGAAGCTGGCTATTTTTTCTCTACTTTTCATAAATCGGTGTTCCACGGTATTCTTCTATTTTCTATTTACTAGCTTCTATTTTCTGCCCCTCACTAGCAATGCTAGCACGGCTAGAACAATAATTCCGAAGATAATTGTCAACACATAACGGTACACGGTTACCCAATGCGGCATTATCCAAACCGTCCGAATATTCCCGTTATTATCAATTGCCCGAACGCCTATCCAACTCCCCAATTCCTGATCCTTCAGCAAATAGGGGCTGATGGTTTTTAGCCAGTCCGGTGAATATGGTTTAAAAAATGATTGCTGTTCAAGAATTTCATAATGGTCCAACCCGGAGCCCTTGTCTTGGGTGACGAAAGAAAGGAAGTGCCGGCCCTCAAACAAATTTGTGTTGGAGGCAATCACCGGCTGAAAATCTTCGGGTAGTATTGTATCAATAATTTCCGGAGCGGAAACTCCGATGGCCGTCGGGCCAATGGCGACGGAAAGTTTTTTTACGATAACAGTCGAGCTGCTCCCCTTGCCGTCATTCAACAGAGCGGAAACAGAACCGGCGCTGACCAATCCCGTCCCCACCTGTTTCGCTTTGAAATCGATTGAGAATAAGTGCCCGCCCAAAGCCGGATAGCCCCCCGGAATCGCCCCGGAAAATATAATCTGATCTTTTACTGCCGCCGGCCGCTCTATCCACAAACTGACCACGGAGCCGGCATCATTTATATTTTGCACCTCCAGCAGGTTGCCGGGAAAATTAATTTTTCCCTCCACCGCATTAACGTTCTCCAGGCTATCCATAATGAATTCCACCCGGAAAGAATCCCCTACCCCGGCTTCCACTTTATCTTTATCAAAATAGAAAGTTGCGGCATTCACCTGGGACGCAGAAAATAGAAAATAGAGCACGAAAAAGACAGGAATTAATATGACTCTTTTTTTATACTTAATACTTAATACTTTATACTTCATACTTTTGTAACTAGCCCGTCCAATAATAAGCCAGAATACTAAAATCTCTTAAAGTTATCGAGCCATCCGGCCACAATTTGGTGTCAACCTGATCTATCGCCTGTTTAGTGAGGGGACGCTTCCACCAATAAGCCGTAATGGAAAAATCCACCAAATTCACCCGGCAATCATTATTCACATCGGCCTTCAAGGGACATTTTGATGATGGAATATTAAGAACGTTCTTATTTCCTACTAAAAACGCCAGCACCGGGCTGAAAATACTCACCTCTCCCTGATGGGAGGATAGGGATTTAGTGAAGTGCTGGCCCAGCTCCAGCGGACCGGTACCGAAATTATAGGCATAGGTGCCATCCACGGCGGCATTTGCCTGAACCACAAATTCCTCCGGAGAATTGACTAAAATAGTAACTTCCGCCTGCTTGGCGGACTGACCATCAATAGCGATCGGGTCTCCCTTTCTTACCTCGCTTTTATCAATGCCAATCGTGGGCGGAACAAAGATACCGTCCACATTTGTGACTCTCCCCGCCACCAAGTTCACCGGAAATGAAAGTAGTGAGGACCGGCGACCCCGAAAATCCTCGGCATAAACACTAAAAAGGTACATTCCGGGAGTCTGGTCGGTAAGCAGGATAGCAAAATCTGCTTCCCTATTCGCGGTCTTTAAAGCGGCCACCCGCGCATCGCGGAGCAGAGTCACCGTCTGCGCCGGATAAGCTTTCCCGGTAAAAGACACGGTCGCCGTTGTCGATCCGCCACCGCCTCCCCCGCCTCCTCCCCCACCGCCTCCACCCCCACTCGGCGAAGGGGCCGGCGACGGAGTCGGTGATGGAGCCGGAGCTGGCGCTGTTGGAGTAGCTGAAACCTGTGAAGAAGTAGCAATGGTGTTGCCAAATGCGTCTTCAGGCCGGATTATAAAATAGTAAGCAGTGCCGGCAGTCAGACCCGTTCGGGAACTGCTGGTAACATCTCCCAGATCGGTGTATGTGTAGGGGCCGCCGGAGGTGGTAGATTGGCCGACATTATATCCGGAAACTGTCCAGCCCAAAAAACCGCTGGCGGCTGTCCAAGAGAGGTCAACCTTCTCCGCGCCCGCGGTCGCGGTAATCACCGGCGTAGTAACGAACGGAAAATATAAAAACCCGGAATTTACACCAAAATTTCCGGCACTAACAGTGGCTGTTCCTATAGTGAACTGGGAAATTACGCTGGTTAGCCCGAAATTGTCGGACGTAGAATAACCGCCAGGAGCCACCACCGGATCCTTCACTTTATAATTATCCGAGGTCAATTCTTGAGCCAAAGCCACATTCGCTAAAAGCAATAATGCCCATAGCAGAAAAGCAGCCCGGAAATTTAGCCAAGTTCGCATACCATTATATTATATAATACTGGATAAATAACAGACTCTATTGCGTCTCCGATATGCCGAGATCTCGGCAAATCTTTTTCACAAGAAAATTATTAACTTCCGCGTGCCTTGGAACAGTAGAGACGCGCTTCAACTCCGGATTAAAAAATACGCTGTGCTTCGCGCCCTCTCTTACGAAAACACACCCGCATTTTAATAAATGCCTTACCAAATCCCTCTTTTTCATTAAAATGAGACTGAAATGGGCTCCCTAGAAAGCTTGCCCGAGATTTCCTTTTTGCTAAGCATTTTATTGGTTTCTAGCACAAGCAGTAGCGCTTCTTTCAAATTTTCTTTTAATTTTTTTAATGTCCGCCCTTGGGTGTTAACTCCCGGAACCTCTTCTATCCAGCCAATGTAAAACCGGCCGTCTTTTTTATAAACCGCTGTAAATTGTCGTTTTAACATATCTTAACTATACCAAAGTCGTAGCCGGTTATTCAATATATCAAAAATCTATCTTTATTTAACCAAACCTTGAACCGAAATAAGCTTTCCAACACTTTTCCATACATCCCCACATATAACACTTATATCCTGGTCAGGACATGAGTGTTATATAGAAAAACGAGGGAGTTTTGTTTACTCACCGGACGGCGGTTCGCTAGCTGGAGGTGAAGTTGGCTCCGG
It contains:
- a CDS encoding cohesin domain-containing protein; translated protein: MKYKVLSIKYKKRVILIPVFFVLYFLFSASQVNAATFYFDKDKVEAGVGDSFRVEFIMDSLENVNAVEGKINFPGNLLEVQNINDAGSVVSLWIERPAAVKDQIIFSGAIPGGYPALGGHLFSIDFKAKQVGTGLVSAGSVSALLNDGKGSSSTVIVKKLSVAIGPTAIGVSAPEIIDTILPEDFQPVIASNTNLFEGRHFLSFVTQDKGSGLDHYEILEQQSFFKPYSPDWLKTISPYLLKDQELGSWIGVRAIDNNGNIRTVWIMPHWVTVYRYVLTIIFGIIVLAVLALLVRGRK
- a CDS encoding type II toxin-antitoxin system HicA family toxin, which translates into the protein MKKRDLVRHLLKCGCVFVREGAKHSVFFNPELKRVSTVPRHAEVNNFLVKKICRDLGISETQ
- a CDS encoding type II toxin-antitoxin system HicB family antitoxin; the protein is MLKRQFTAVYKKDGRFYIGWIEEVPGVNTQGRTLKKLKENLKEALLLVLETNKMLSKKEISGKLSREPISVSF